CGAAAAGCATAAATAACCAAATATCAGACTTTCAAATTGAACAAAACATCCAAGCTCGAGCTACAGGTGTTCGATGCGTGTCCGTCTGAGAGCCCTGAATAAAACACACGCGCCGCGCCGGTCTACCTCGCCTCCTCCAGTTAACAACTACTGCTGTGAAGCTGTTCCCTTGTTATCTGacagggctggctggctggctggctggctggctgcaatGTTCATGCACCATGTCTCGCGAGAGAAACCGAGCTCCGCTCGACGAGATCTGAGACACTCAGGTGTAAAGAGCcccttctctcatccctctcgGCAGCCAGTGGGACCAGTAGACGGAAGATAAGTGCGTCGGCCTGGGAGACTGCAGGCATCTCTGACTGTGTGATCTTCGTGCTCAAGGCAGATCCGGCTGTTTTGCATCATTACTGGACCACTGTCTATGACTAGGCTACTACATCTTTCCATTGCGTCAATTTTAGCCCCTTAGTCTTTTAATAGGGGAAAAACAGTCGCAAAGATGATGTCAATGAATAGCAAACAGCCACACTTCGCCATGCATCCGAGCTTACCTGAACACAAATACACCACTCTGCATTCCAGCTCGGAGGCAATAAGGAGAGCCTGTCTGCAAGCTCCACAGGTAAATGAAACCCAAAACTTCAGATTTTTTAaaaattttctttaaaaaaaaataatcttcCTTTTCTTATGCTCTTTCTATGCCCGGGCTTCTGCATGATGTTAAGTGTTAATGTTACTGTAACTGCGCGAGCGCAATAATACGGAAGGAACGCTCCGAGGCACATTCTGCCAAAGCCAACTGCGTGCGCCTTAATGTAGCTTCTTCTTCATGTATTTTCCACGGCAATCACCCCGCACGCCTGTGATCTTTTTGAAAGCCATGCTGAACACAAAACTAccgacttttttttttttttatatgactCGGTGACAGTGTTCTAAAAGGAATATTCTTCGTGTTTTATGTTTTGTCAGAAGTCCCACAGCTGACATATTCACTTCTTCATCATGTgcttgttctttctctcttttttctctcttccccccccacACTTTGctttgttttctgttctctcctctcccttctcgctcgctcgccctccctctctccgtatTTCCTCTCATTTCAGCTGCAGAGTAACATATTCGCCAGTCTGGATGAGACTCTCCTGGCCCGCGCCGAAGCTTTGGCTGCCGTGGACATCGCAGTGTCCCAGGGCAAGACGCACCCTTTCAAACCGGACGCCACCTACCACACCATGAACAGCGTGCCATGCTCTTCCAACACCACGGTGCCGTtagcccaccaccaccaccatcaccaccaccaccaccaccccaacatGGAACCACCTGACCTCATGGACCACATCAACTCGCCGTCCTTGGCTCTCATGTCCAGCCACGACGGCTCcgggggtggaggaggtggtggtggcggGCTGATCTCCACCTCTGCTCATCCTCACTCACACATGCACGGCTTGAGTCACCTCTCGCACCAGGCCGCTATGAACATGAATTCACCTCTCACCCACCACGGTCTTTTACCTGGACACCATGGAGGGGGCCAGGGCGGGCCAGGACTCAATAACAACGGCCTTTCCTCTATCAATGACTCGGACACGGATCCCAGAGAGCTAGAGGCATTCGCGGAGCGTTTCAAGCAGAGGCGGATCAAGCTCGGTGTGACCCAGGCGGACGTTGGCAATGCGCTGGTTAACCTGAAGATACCCGGCGTTGGGTCGCTAAGCCAAAGCACCATTTGTCGGTTCGAATCGTTAACTCTGTCCCATAACAACATGATAGCGCTTAAACCCATCCTTCAGGCGTGGCTGGAAGAGGCCGAGGGTGCGCAGAGAGAGAAACTCAACAAACCGGACATTTATAGCGGAGGGGAAAAGAAACGGAAGAGAACGTCGATAGCGGCACCAGAAAAGAGGTCTTTGGAGGCTTACTTCGCCGTACAACCTCGCCCGTCGTCCGAGAAGATAGCAGCTATCGCTGAAAAATTGGACCTGAAAAAGAACGTAGTTCGAGTTTGGTTTTGCAACCAAAGACAAAAACAGAAACGGTTAAAATTCTCCGCTTGCCACTGACTATAGGCTGTTGATGCGttcaaaaacaagaacagaaAAATGTTAAGACTGAATTTGGGGACCAAGGTCTTCTTTTGTCGCCAACGGTTTTAAAAACTTGggtgcaaaaaaaacaaacaatgacCGTTAGATACTACGCACATTTTCTGAAGCTTCATATATCTGTCCTAGTTTATTTTCACGTTATTGGTGAATGTGAAGTATGCAAATATCTGAAAATCCACCCGAGGAAACTCGCGCAGTGGGTCTGAGAGGAAACTATCAACTTTgccttttttaaaaacattgtgagaaaaaaaaagaagtgaATTTGCTTTAGCGAGTTATTTAATTTGAAATATTATATAGCCATTTACGAATTACCTCATTGTTGAACTCTTTGGTTTGGTTAATTTATAATAAGCTTAtatacaattatttatttactgatttctgtatttatttgtgataatattttttggggggctgctgTGAACTCTGTTTAAAATAATGTAGCAAACTTAATTAAAACAAGAAACCCAATATTGCAGAAGCCTGAACGATATGATCTTCCTTTCGCTTCTGAATGTGACAGTCAAGGCTATTCAATTAtcacatttattttacatttgcACTAACATTTAGGCAGTGATTTGTTTTGTTTATATTGGTTATTATTATGTCCAAATGGTTttgtgtaatgtatgtatgtatatatatatatatatatatatatatatatatatatatatatataaatatatatatgtatgtatatgtatatgtgtgtgtgtatgtatgtatatatatgtgtatgtgtgtgtatatgtgtgtatatatatatatgtacatatgtgtatgtgtatatatatatatatatatatatatatatatatatatatatatatatgtgtgtgtgtgtgtgtgtgtgtgtgtgtgtatgtatgtatatatatgtgtgtgtatatgtgtgtatatatatgtacatatgtgtgtgtgtatatatatatatatatatatatatatacacacacacacacatatgtacatatatatatacacacacatatacacacacatacacatatatatatacatatatatatatatatatatatatatatatatatatatatatattacaaacaTCACTTTCTCACTACAACTCAGTCCTGAGTTTTCAAAgataaagtatttttttattgtCTTCTTTTCACAACGGAAACAACgtaaagataaaaaataaaaaaacataatgaAGTCGCATGATTCTGACGTCAACTTGACTATTACATtctgggtggagggggggggaaaTGATCACAATGGATAAAATATCACCTTTTCTTTTGTGTACTTTGTTTTGCAGTGCAAACATTCTATGCATTGGATAAAAACACTACATTTAGTATCTACCAGTAGAACTGTGTGGAATGTGGAACGAAATCACTGTTAAtgcctgtttttttttctccacatttAAGACACAACGTTGTTTTTTGTCGTCGTGTTAATTGTTCAAAAATAACTTTGTGTTGTGAGTAAGATTTTACTTGTGCACAAGTATGTTTACAAACTGCGACGGCCACATGTGCGTGCATCACGAAATGTCCCACGTGTCCTCCTGTAGCTGACGTTTGACgaattccttccttccttccttccttccttccttccttccttccttcctctgttCTTCTGTTGTCCACCTCTTTTCATTGGTATTCTACTCCTCCTGTAAGCCAAATCCAACAGGGAAGTGTGTCCCATGCAGCTATCTTCTAAATAAATGAACGACAGAAAAGAGAGAACACTTGTTTTGAGTGTATTTATATGATTGTGTTTAGGCCGACATCTTTATTATGATCGTTcatatgtttttttattattattgttattattagttttactattattattataattactactattattattactattattattattactattattattactactagtaTTAGTAGGTCTAATAAGcctagcagtagcagtagtagtagcagtagtagtagtagtagcagtagcagtagtagtagtagcagtagtagtagtagcagtagcagtagtagtagtagtagtagtagcagtagtagtagtagtagtagcagtagtagtagtagtagcatagCAGTAGTAGTGATCAGTAGTAGCCAGTAGCagtaagtagtagtagcagtagcaagcATAGTAGATAGCAgtaagcagtagtagtagtagtacagtagcagtagtagtagtagcagtagcagtaagtagtagtagcagtagcagtagtagtagtagtagcagtacagtagtagtagtagtagtagcaggtaGTAGTAGGTAGTAGGTAGCATAgcgcagtagtagtagtagtagtagtagtagtagttagtaagccgcagtagtagtagtagtagtagtactagtagcagtagtagcagtagcagtagtagtagtagtaagcaGTAgcatagcagtagtagtagcgtaggagtagcagcagtagtagtagtagtagtagtagtagtagcacgtagtagtagtagtagtacagtagcagtagtatagtagtagcgNNNNNNNNNNNNNNNNNNNNNNNNNNNNNNNNNNNNNNNNNNNNNNNNNNNNNNNNNNNNNNNNNNNNNNNNNNNNNNNNNNNNNNNNNNNNNNNNNNNNNNNNNNNNNNNNNNNNNNNNNNNNNNNNNNNNNNNNNNNNNNNNNNNNNNNNNNNNNNNNNNNNNNNNNNNNNNNNNNNNNNNNNNNNNNNNNNNNNNNNNNNNNNNNNNNNNNNNNNNNNNNNNNNNNNNNNNNNNNNNNNNNNNNNNNNNNNNNNNNNNNNNNNNNNNNNNNNNNNNNNNNNNNNNNNNNNNNNNNNNNNNNNNNNNNNNNNNNNNNNNNNNNNNNNNNNNNNNNNNNNNNNNNNNNNNNNNNNNNNNNNNNNNNNNNNNNNNNNNNNNNNNNNNNNNNNNNNNNNNNNNNNNNNNNNNNNNNNNNNNNNNNNNNNNNNNNNNNNNNNNNNNNNNNNNNNNNNNNNNNNNNNNNNNNNNNNNNNNNNNNNNNNNNNNNNNNNNNNNNNTACTACACACTAGCTCTACAACGGTACTACTTACTACACACTAGCTCTACACGGTACTACTTCTACACACTAGCTCTACACGGTACTACTTACTACACACTAGCTCTACACGGTACTACTTACTACACACTAGCTCTACACGGTACTACTTACTACACACTAGCTCCACACGGTACTACTTACTACACACTAGCTCTACACGGTACTACTTACTACACACTAGCTCCACACGGTACTACTTACTACACACTAGCTCTACACGGTACTACTTACTACACACTAGCTCTAGCTCTACACGGTACTACTTACTACAACACTAGCTCACACATCTGTACTACTTACTACACACTAGCTCTACAGGTACTACTTACTAACACACTAGCTCTACACACGGTAACTACTACTGGACACACTAGCTCACAAGGCGATGGACTACTTGACTATCTTACTAACACTAAAAGGCTCTACACGGTAATACCATCTACTACACCTAGCTCTACACGGTAACTACTTACTACACACTAGCTCTACACCGGTACTACTTACTACACACTAGGTCTACAGGAACGGTACTACTTACTACACACTAGCTCTACCACGGTACTACTTACTACACACTAGCTCTACCACGGTACTACTTACTACACACTAGCTCTACACGTACTATTACACCACTAGCTCTACCCGGTACTACTTACTACACACTAGCTCTACACGGTACTACTTACTACACACTAGCTCTACACGGTACTACTTACTACACACGAGCTCTACACGGTACTACTTA
The genomic region above belongs to Salmo trutta unplaced genomic scaffold, fSalTru1.1, whole genome shotgun sequence and contains:
- the pou4f1 gene encoding POU domain, class 4, transcription factor 1 → MMSMNSKQPHFAMHPSLPEHKYTTLHSSSEAIRRACLQAPQLQSNIFASLDETLLARAEALAAVDIAVSQGKTHPFKPDATYHTMNSVPCSSNTTVPLAHHHHHHHHHHHPNMEPPDLMDHINSPSLALMSSHDGSGGGGGGGGGLISTSAHPHSHMHGLSHLSHQAAMNMNSPLTHHGLLPGHHGGGQGGPGLNNNGLSSINDSDTDPRELEAFAERFKQRRIKLGVTQADVGNALVNLKIPGVGSLSQSTICRFESLTLSHNNMIALKPILQAWLEEAEGAQREKLNKPDIYSGGEKKRKRTSIAAPEKRSLEAYFAVQPRPSSEKIAAIAEKLDLKKNVVRVWFCNQRQKQKRLKFSACH